A stretch of DNA from Macrotis lagotis isolate mMagLag1 chromosome X, bilby.v1.9.chrom.fasta, whole genome shotgun sequence:
CTCAGCCTCCATGATAACAGGGATTGCAAGCATATGCTGTCACATCTggatgatgtgattttttttttttgacctgatGGATCAAGTGGTTTCCCTAAGCTTCTGTGCTATAACTTAGTATTGTTGTGtatgaaatatatacaaacataaatatctgttgtttaaatattattattaactgtTTGCCTTTTACTTTTCAGAAAAGTATTCTGGTGCCTTATTCAGGAGATTCACATTTAGGAAAAAGTTTGTTTCTCATGTCCTTGGGTTTTTGTGTTAAAGGCTTGACAGCTCTGAGGACCAATCTTTAAATGGCCTCTAATGTCTTTGCTTTCTTATGGACAAGAGTTGGAACAGGAACCTTCCCCTAAATGCAAACACTTTGTTTTTCAGAGGACAGACACATACTCTCTTAGTAATGAAGCACTGATGAGGAGAGCAGTTTCCATGGTGACTGACAGTACCTCCACCTTTCTTTCACAAACAACATATGCATTGATTGAAGCCATCACAGAGTACACTAGGGTAAGTTTGTTCTCATTGGAGCTATTTACAACCACCtgtgatttatctaaatctgtgaAGTAAAGACTTAGCATggatcaggaaaaggaaaagattcatGGCTTCTTTTGTCTATCAGCTTTGACTTTATTGTCCTAAATTGTTAGCAAACAAATATTAGCATTGACAATTCTGCATTTTCCCCTCCTCTAGTGAAACTACATCTTGATAGAGACTAGAGATTGGAAATAGGAATGAGGATAAGGAAGAAAAGCTTAAGGCCTGGATTAGCCATTAATTGGCTCTTGGAAAATCCTCTAATTGACTACCAGAAGACCTGGTATTAgtcaaaagctatttcttgcACATGAAAATCTCTAGAGAAAGATAGAATCTGGCTGCTTAACATTAAACTCGGCAAAACTCTGAAGATGTTGCCCTCGGCCTTGGCCTGATGGCATCCAAGCTAACTATTGGTTTCCTCTTTAATGAAAACATTCCAGTACTTGGCCTTAATGCAAGGGCAGTTTCCTGTAGACaagaaccatttcatttttggctTTATGTCCCAGGTAACTCATGCAGAGCTTTCCCCTTATTAGGCACttagtgaattttttaaaaaatttacgaGTTCTGATCTGACCATCCTGCTGAGATCCTTTTAAACCAACTCATCTCTTTTCTTGCAGGCTGTTTACACGTTAGTGTCTCTCTATCGACAATACTCAAGTTTAATTGGGAAAATGAATTCTCAAGAGGAAGATGCAGTGTGGCAGGTGATCATAGGAGCCAGAGTTGAGGTGAAAAAAATTCCCAAACCTAATTTGTAGTTGTCACCATTTCCATTTCCTCCAGGCTACAAACTGTGAAATTGAGTTACCTCACCACTATCTTCCAATAAACTTGCATCTTAAGGAAGTCACTTCTACTGTCTTTCTACTTTTCCCAGTTGAAATATTTGCTTTGATTTTCAGATGTCTTCAAAGCAGGAAGAGTATTTAAAGCTCGAAACAGCCTGGATGACTGCTGTGAGTCTCTCCGAGATGGCAGCAGAAGCAGCCTATCAGTCAGGTATGCAGCCAGCAGCAGGATTCCAAGACACCCCACCCATCCTCAGCTAAGGACAGGCAAATTTTTATCGAAGTTTGGAGTATGGCAGCTTCGTCCTCTTAGTGTGGAGAGGAGACTGATGGTGTAATGGGAACCTTGGCTGCTGCCTCCCCTCTGGCATGGAGCCTTCCCAACAGCCTGAGAGTGTAACCAAGAACCATTTCCTGCCAGGGACAGAGAGCATCACCTGACCATTCAGAGAAAGTCAAATTCATGGaggaactccccccccccctaaaaaaaattaaaaggaaagttgCTCACACAGTAAGTTAGAGAATTGATGCCTAAGGCCTACCCTGAGTGCCATCCCAGGTGGTGCTTTGAGCAAATCTGCAGTCTTTGTGTGCTGAATGTGTTTAAAAGCAAAACCTTTGCTCTTGGGCAGGGTGAGCTGGAGGAAGAGTTTAGTTCTAATGAAGAGCATTATGTCCCTTCTGTGAATACAGCTATCAGCAGAGCTAGGACATTAACCAGGTAATTGGACATGAGGATCTTAGGAATTGGGCCTGAGCAGTCTGAAGAACTGGGCCACACATAACATTTTAGAACTTGAAAGGATCTGAGAGCTGACTAAGGCCTCCTGAGCTCCTCTTATagagtaggaaactgaggtccagagaggggaAGAGATTTGCCCCAAGTCAGACAATTAGTTAGTAATAGCTCCTTCCAGATTATATTATTATTCTGTGAAAATGACTAGAATTTTCTTGTGACAGGCAGTATGGCTTGTGGGAAGAGCATGAGAATCAGATATAAAGGCCTTACTTTGTCCATCTTAAGGCATGTCTTGGAAGTCACTTAAGGTCTCAGAGCTTGTTTTCTCACCCAGAAGCCACCACTTCTGCTCACAACGCTCATTACTATATTCCTTTGTCTTCAAAGAGCCTTTCTTCACAAGATGATCATCACagattattacccccattttgcaAGTATAAAATCAGGTTGAGAACCCTTTAATGGTACAAAGAAATAAGGGAGTCTGAACCTTGGTCTGCAGCTTGACATCAGAGGGAGTCCCAAAAGTAACATTAACAAGTGTGGCAGGACACGTCGGGTTCTATTTTCCATTAGCTAACCCAAGTGGCACAGGAAGCACTTTTTTACTGTGCTTTCAGAGGTGCTGAAGGAAGATGCTGTTATCATTTATAGGGAAATACCTTGATTGTTAAAAAAGATTAGCCAGAGAAAGGAGACCAGTTTGCTGAGCCTCTTCTATCTGTAAACAGCAGCCCCTGGGAAGGAGGGACTTGGGAGTCCTGGACACCTGGGGGGGCGGGGTATCGCTGGGCGAGGGGGAGAGAGTGGCCATGGCCTAGGAGTGATATGAAGAATAGTGTTCCAAGGGAACACAAATTGTAGTTCAAGTTCCTAAACAAAATTCTTTGGCCCTGTTTGGGCTGCCGTGCTTTTGTGTTGTTTTCACCTGGAAGCTTTACTTGTTCATGAGCCAATTTGGCATTTCTCATCTCTGCTGCTGCTGACTGAAGTTGCTCTGTTTCCAGGTGCCGATCAGGCCTCAGTCACTGCTCGAAATCATGTTCAGCTGGTGAAGACTCAAGTTCAGGAAGTGCGCCAACTCTCACAGACAGCCGAGACCAAGTTGGCTGAGGCCCAGACTGAAGAGCTATGCTCCAAACGCCAAGAGGAGCAGGAAGAAGGGGCTTCAACCCAGAGTCCAGGCATTGGGGGATCTCTGCTGACAGACCCTGAAGAAGAGGCCTACTTAAGGGAGGACTGAGGAGGCGCCTCTCCCCATGGGCACTAACACTGTGAATGTGGTTACCTTGATTGCctttgaaaacaaaattagaaaagtgGAGGAAgccaggctgggggggggggggggggggctagttATAATACCTTTTCTGAGTTAGGCAGCAGGTTCCAAGTTCTGTGAGCCCCAGAGATCCCATTCACCTCATCTCCAATTTGGATCACCAAATGAGTAGTGTTCTTGGCCATCTAGCTACATACATCTTTTAAACATTTCAAGGTATGAAAGCTGCCTTTCTTGAGTTTTTTCCTGGATAGAAACTCAACCTCCCTTAATCACCTGGGGGCCAGGGGATTGTAGCCCTCTTACTAGTTTAAGTAATGTTATCCTCCATTTTCAACCCTATTCAGGTTTTCAAATATAAGTTATTTAAGCATTGGTTCCCTCTTGGGGGAAtgtgagttggggggggggggggtcctgtttgtagtttttgttttttaaaagttcatgccCTCTTTGACCTGTCTTACCTTTAGTCTTAAGTGTGGCTAAGATAAGTGCCTGGCCTGGCCTTGTGAGGCCTGGCTGCACCATTGGGAAAGGTACTTCATGTAATGTGTTTGTACTTGATAATGAAACAGGAGTCACTTAGATGAAACATCTGCCTACCTTGTGTTGCTTTGTTTCCTTTTAGTAGTCTCAATTTGGTGGGGGGCACTAGTATATGTAAATTACTAGCAAGATTTATCTGTCTGGAATGAAGCTATCCAGAGTTAAACCACATCTGGGGATTGTAAAAAAGCCTTTCCTTACCTGGAGCCCActtgtttctttaaaaacttATGCTTTGATGGAGAAGATGGAGCTTCGTTGAGATAAACTCTGGGGCTACTGGCCCCATTCAAGATTCTCCCATCCATTAGTGAGGctctttttgtgtgtttttaatCAAAAGTTAAAGGAAACAATATAGGACATGATTTCCCATTAAGCTACATTAGTTTGAAAGCTCTCCATTTTTATAGAAAGTAACCAGTAGCAAAATTCTCTACTAGCCTCTAAACACTACTGAACCTCTCACACACTTCCTCAGCCAGTCTATTGGGCCAGATTGGGAAGGGCAGCACACCTCAGGCCCTCATCCTTCACCAAAGCCCAGGTAGTCCACATCTCCAGGGGGCTGAGACGGTGTACCAGCAGCAGCCCCTTGTACAGACAAGGGTCCAGGGGGTCCAGAGGTCGACGAATCCCAAAGGTCTTGAATCCTGCATGATGCGTTGGCTTCACTCCTAGTTTCTTCAGGCACATCCCCACAAAAACATCATCGATGGGAAATAAGTCCACTTCCTCCACAGCAGTCTGGAGCCCTCGAAAGGTTGCCTGGGACATCACATAACCTCCGCCTCCCGCATAGGGTGGGTAGTGGCGAGCCCGATACATGGAAGGGGGGATGAAATACTTGACCCTAGTGTTTCTGTTAGGCAGGGCTTCACTGATCACATCCCCCACAAAGAGATCCTGGGTGGGATCTTGCCCTTCTAAGAACTCCAGGACATTGGGTACATGGACAAAGACATCATCATCCCCTTTGAGAACAAACTGGGCCTGTGGACAGCTGGTGGCCAGCCACCTTTGGAAATGAAGCTCCTTCAAAGTCAAGTTGAAAAAGTCTTCAGTGAAGTTCCACTGTAAAATGTCATCAAATTCCTGACTTTCATAAACCAACAACTGAGGGGGTGGGGAAGTTCCCCCTACTCCCAAGAGAAATACTAGTTTTAACTGCTGCCCCCTACTCTGGGCCCTAACTCGGCCCCAGGTGCTTCGGATGGCTGCACGTCGGTCCACGTGAGCAGGCAGTGATTTGATTGCCAGCAGGAGAAAGGTGTCAGCAGGGCAGCCTGTGGGCTGTAACAGGGTAGAGAAGTTCCGGCAGTGCTTATAGGTCAGAAAGAGGCGATGACGAATAGGCAGGATGGAGGATGCATTGGTCACTTCAGAATTGGGTAGACACAGGCTGCGATGGGATACTGGGGGTGCCCAGAAGGGATGCCTCCCCAAAGGGCGCCCTACCTGCCGTGGGGCCACAGGAGGTAGTGCTGGCTTGGCCTCCTTTTTCAAAAAGAGAAGACATGTGAAGAGTGTCACTGACAGACTGTACAAAGCAAGCCAACCAAGTCTACGGGACATCTCGAGGCCTGAATGGCCCTCAACCCTGCAGAGAAAAGAAAGCTTTGTGAGCAAAGAATCCAACTGGGCTGCTCAGTGGCTTATAAAAAAATTCCCTGAGTTCCATGAAGGATACTCCAAGAATAAGtagaaaatcatgagaaatcaTGGAGCTTTCAGACTATTCTCTACACTGAGAGCTGAGCTGGGAGCTGCAAGCTCTAAACACTACACTGTTGATTTCAGAAGGCTGAAACATAACCAAAAGATCCTCTTTGGCAAAAGTAGGCACTCAAAAAAGGTTTATTGAATTAACTTTCCTTAATAACCCCTCGTGGATATGCTTACATCTGTATGCTCTCTGATGGATAATGAAATTCTTTAAAGCTTATTCCCCACTGAGACTTTAAGGAAGTGTTTCATTTCCTAACATAAAACTTGTTCCTTTTAGACCTGAAAGGAAATCTTTTGGATCTTGCTTTTGGTAAATGAATTCATGTTTAACTTGAACTTTGTGATTCTGAAGATTTAAGATTTGGATTATGGTTTGCTCCGAGCCTCAGGTTTTTACCAGTGAGTCCTGGTTTTTGTTTAATATGAGGCATTTTCCTGACCTGACTTCTGGTTCGATTGCTGCACACTGGGTTAGGGCTGAGATGCAGTGGCAGCAGAGATGGACACATGAGACACCCGAGTTGGCTCTAAGTCCAAATGGCAGTTCCCTTCTCTTGTAGCAGCTCTAAACACAAACCCAAGAAATCCAACTACAGGGATCTAGGAGCAGTATCTGATGAGCTCTGAGTTTAAGGTCCAAGCAGACTAGAGTCAACAAGGTCACAGACCTATTTTATTTGGAATGCTATTCCACATGCCATCTCCTGACTTCGAATGTTTTCACTGGTTGTCCCCTTGTCTAGAATTCTCTGGTCATCTCTGCCTCTGACTTCCCTAAGTCCTAGCTAAAAACCTCTCTTCAAGAACCCTGCTTTCCCCTTTATGCTGAGGACTCTTTTAATCATCTCCATTTTAGCCCGTATGGGTCTTGTGTGAACAAAGCTGTTTGACTGTCTATTCCATTAGAGCATGAGCTCCTTTAatggcagagactgtcttttgccttcctttgtatctctGCACTGAGCCCAGTGGCAGGCCCTTAGCAGGTGCTTCATCTAGGTTTATTGACTCGACAGTTAAGTCAACTTCTGTGATTCAGAAGAGGCGAGATCGATCGGGTCAATTCCTTCTACAAACATTGGAAAAACAAGGGCCAGGGCAAGGCGCAGAGAGTGCAGACAGGGAGATGAATAGGCCTCAGGTCCCCAAACCCAAATCACACTGACGGATTAAAAACAAGTCACAGAGGAGctggaggggggagaggagggagggagaggagaaagagatccACAGGCTGGGAAAGGTTTCACAAAGGCGGCCTTTTTACTGACCCTTGAAAGACAGTGGGCTTTTGATGGGCagaggctgggggaggggaggggagaacagGGGAGCAGTTGGAGTGGAGGGAACAGGAGCAAGAGCCAGGAGAGGATGCCCCAGTCAGTTCAGTTCAGCAAACCCTTCTCGAATACTCTCTCTGCGAGGGCATATGGCCTGGGAGAGTGGAAGTGAGGCAGGCCCTGCAGACCGCAGCTTTAATGGCCGATCTGATCTGGGCCGGAGCAAAGCAGGGGATGCTCCTGAGGAGACAGCCTTGAGCTGTGTCACCTCCCCAGACGCGGGGCCGTTTCTCCCCTGACGCCCCAGGGCTGCCTCTTGGGGCTTCTCAGCTGGGGGAGTTGCTGGAGTAGGCGgcttctgaggtttcttccagctccggggatctcatcttacagataaggaggGGGAAGCCCGGGAGCTGCAGCAACGGGAGGAGGCCCCGACCCCCAGCCCCGCCAGTCCCAAACCGGAGGATTTCCCAGGGAGGGCGGGAGGGGTCCGAGGCCGGGGCGCCCCTGGGGCCGCGAGGTGCGGTGAGCTTCCGAAGCCCCTCCGGGACCGGCTGACCGCTCCTCCGCCGCAGCGGCCGCAGAgaccgggccccgggccccggcccccgcccatCCAGCGGGGGTCCAGAGAGGACAAAAGCCGCTGGCCCCCCGCCAGGAAGGGGCCCTCCGGGGGGCGGGCAGCCCAGGGAGGTGCGCCCCGAGGGGG
This window harbors:
- the DIABLO gene encoding diablo IAP-binding mitochondrial protein isoform X1; translation: MAALRSSVLRGIGSFLRWSVPVIVKSRRCRFTDLVRPWHRTMAVGLGVTLCAVPVVQRTDTYSLSNEALMRRAVSMVTDSTSTFLSQTTYALIEAITEYTRAVYTLVSLYRQYSSLIGKMNSQEEDAVWQVIIGARVEMSSKQEEYLKLETAWMTAVSLSEMAAEAAYQSGADQASVTARNHVQLVKTQVQEVRQLSQTAETKLAEAQTEELCSKRQEEQEEGASTQSPGIGGSLLTDPEEEAYLRED
- the DIABLO gene encoding diablo IAP-binding mitochondrial protein isoform X2 — translated: MAVGLGVTLCAVPVVQRTDTYSLSNEALMRRAVSMVTDSTSTFLSQTTYALIEAITEYTRAVYTLVSLYRQYSSLIGKMNSQEEDAVWQVIIGARVEMSSKQEEYLKLETAWMTAVSLSEMAAEAAYQSGADQASVTARNHVQLVKTQVQEVRQLSQTAETKLAEAQTEELCSKRQEEQEEGASTQSPGIGGSLLTDPEEEAYLRED
- the B3GNT4 gene encoding N-acetyllactosaminide beta-1,3-N-acetylglucosaminyltransferase 4 gives rise to the protein MSRRLGWLALYSLSVTLFTCLLFLKKEAKPALPPVAPRQVGRPLGRHPFWAPPVSHRSLCLPNSEVTNASSILPIRHRLFLTYKHCRNFSTLLQPTGCPADTFLLLAIKSLPAHVDRRAAIRSTWGRVRAQSRGQQLKLVFLLGVGGTSPPPQLLVYESQEFDDILQWNFTEDFFNLTLKELHFQRWLATSCPQAQFVLKGDDDVFVHVPNVLEFLEGQDPTQDLFVGDVISEALPNRNTRVKYFIPPSMYRARHYPPYAGGGGYVMSQATFRGLQTAVEEVDLFPIDDVFVGMCLKKLGVKPTHHAGFKTFGIRRPLDPLDPCLYKGLLLVHRLSPLEMWTTWALVKDEGLRCAALPNLAQ